One Gossypium raimondii isolate GPD5lz chromosome 3, ASM2569854v1, whole genome shotgun sequence genomic window carries:
- the LOC105796392 gene encoding UDP-glycosyltransferase 92A1 isoform X1 — MGSSNDYIHIVMVPFMAHGHLIPFLALAKQIHHQTGFNIAIANTPLNIQYLRSTLRGNPIPGIHFLELQFNSSDHGLPPNTENTENLSLDLIGKFFASSVYLKTPFYNLLKDIVKKQCTPPLCVIADVFFGWAVDVANSLNTINIAFSTGGAYGTLAYVSLWTNLPHRRTDNEEFNVPGFPDRCKFHVSQLHEFLRKADGTDLWSKFMQPQILSSFKSFGWLCNTVEEIEPFGLDLLRKYIKSPVWSIGPLLPKSWLINSSAPASVRQHAGKEPGISPEKCVQWLDMHSDDSVLYISFGSQNTISPSNMMELATGLEKAGKPFLWVIRPPLGFDLKAEFKPEWLPEGFEDRMSRNNQGLLVKNWAPQLEILSHRSTGAFLSHCGWNSTMESLSQGVKIIGWPLVAEQAYNSKMLVEEMGVAVELTRGVRSSISSDKVKEVIEMVMGKEGKGRDMKRKTQEIAEHIMAAVKDEGNEKGSSIKALDDFVSTITTARK; from the coding sequence ATGGGTTCATCCAATGATTACATTCACATCGTAATGGTTCCATTCATGGCTCATGGCCATCTCATTCCATTCTTAGCTTTAGCAAAACAAATCCATCACCAAACTGGCTTCAACATCGCCATTGCTAATACCCCTCTTAACATCCAATACCTCCGTTCAACTCTCCGAGGAAACCCCATTCCCGGTATCCATTTTTTGGAGCTTCAATTCAATAGTTCCGACCATGGGTTACCACCCAACACAGAGAACACGGAGAACTTATCGTTAGATCTCATCGGTAAATTCTTTGCTTCATCGGTTTATTTGAAAACTCCGttttataatttgttaaaaGATATTGTTAAAAAACAGTGCACACCACCTCTTTGTGTTATTGCCGATGTGTTTTTTGGGTGGGCTGTTGATGTTGCTAATAGTTTAAACACTATAAACATTGCGTTTTCAACCGGTGGTGCTTATGGTACTTTAGCTTATGTTTCGTTATGGACTAATCTCCCACATCGTAGAACAGATAATGAAGAGTTTAATGTGCCCGGATTCCCTGATAGATGCAAATTTCATGTTTCTCAACTCCATGAATTTTTGAGAAAAGCTGATGGGACTGATTTATGGTCCAAGTTTATGCAACCACAGATTTTAAGCTCTTTTAAATCCTTTGGGTGGTTGTGTAATACTGTTGAAGAGATCGAACCATTTGGGTTGGATTTATTGAGGAAATACATCAAATCCCCTGTTTGGTCCATTGGTCCTCTTTTGCCTAAATCATGGTTAATCAACTCATCGGCACCGGCATCGGTGAGACAACATGCAGGGAAAGAGCCAGGGATATCACCTGAGAAATGTGTTCAATGGCTTGATATGCATAGTGATGATTCAGTTCTATACATTTCATTTGGTTCACAAAACACTATTAGTCCATCAAATATGATGGAACTAGCAACCGGGTTAGAAAAAGCTGGGAAACCCTTCCTTTGGGTTATCAGGCCACCGCTTGGTTTCGACTTGAAAGCCGAATTCAAACCGGAATGGTTACCGGAAGGTTTCGAAGACCGAATGAGTAGGAATAACCAAGGGTTGTTGGTGAAAAACTGGGCACCCCAACTTGAAATATTGTCGCATAGATCAACCGGGGCATTTTTGAGTCATTGCGGGTGGAATTCAACGATGGAAAGCTTGAGTCAAGGTGTGAAAATCATAGGGTGGCCATTGGTGGCCGAACAAGCTTACAATTCGAAGATGTTGGTGGAGGAAATGGGGGTCGCGGTGGAGTTGACGAGAGGGGTTCGGAGCAGTATTTCAAGCGACAAGGTTAAGGAAGTGATTGAAATGGTGATGGGCAAAGAAGGGAAAGGAAGGGATATGAAGAGAAAAACTCAAGAAATTGCTGAACATATAATGGCGGCTGTTAAAGATGAAGGAAATGAAAAAGGGTCTTCCATTAAAGCATTGGATGATTTTGTTTCAACCATTACAACAGCAAGGAAATAA
- the LOC105796392 gene encoding UDP-glycosyltransferase 92A1 isoform X2, whose amino-acid sequence MGSSNDYIHIVMVPFMAHGHLIPFLALAKQIHHQTGFNIAIANTPLNIQYLRSTLRGNPIPGIHFLELQFNSSDHGLPPNTENTENLSLDLIDNEEFNVPGFPDRCKFHVSQLHEFLRKADGTDLWSKFMQPQILSSFKSFGWLCNTVEEIEPFGLDLLRKYIKSPVWSIGPLLPKSWLINSSAPASVRQHAGKEPGISPEKCVQWLDMHSDDSVLYISFGSQNTISPSNMMELATGLEKAGKPFLWVIRPPLGFDLKAEFKPEWLPEGFEDRMSRNNQGLLVKNWAPQLEILSHRSTGAFLSHCGWNSTMESLSQGVKIIGWPLVAEQAYNSKMLVEEMGVAVELTRGVRSSISSDKVKEVIEMVMGKEGKGRDMKRKTQEIAEHIMAAVKDEGNEKGSSIKALDDFVSTITTARK is encoded by the exons ATGGGTTCATCCAATGATTACATTCACATCGTAATGGTTCCATTCATGGCTCATGGCCATCTCATTCCATTCTTAGCTTTAGCAAAACAAATCCATCACCAAACTGGCTTCAACATCGCCATTGCTAATACCCCTCTTAACATCCAATACCTCCGTTCAACTCTCCGAGGAAACCCCATTCCCGGTATCCATTTTTTGGAGCTTCAATTCAATAGTTCCGACCATGGGTTACCACCCAACACAGAGAACACGGAGAACTTATCGTTAGATCTCATCG ATAATGAAGAGTTTAATGTGCCCGGATTCCCTGATAGATGCAAATTTCATGTTTCTCAACTCCATGAATTTTTGAGAAAAGCTGATGGGACTGATTTATGGTCCAAGTTTATGCAACCACAGATTTTAAGCTCTTTTAAATCCTTTGGGTGGTTGTGTAATACTGTTGAAGAGATCGAACCATTTGGGTTGGATTTATTGAGGAAATACATCAAATCCCCTGTTTGGTCCATTGGTCCTCTTTTGCCTAAATCATGGTTAATCAACTCATCGGCACCGGCATCGGTGAGACAACATGCAGGGAAAGAGCCAGGGATATCACCTGAGAAATGTGTTCAATGGCTTGATATGCATAGTGATGATTCAGTTCTATACATTTCATTTGGTTCACAAAACACTATTAGTCCATCAAATATGATGGAACTAGCAACCGGGTTAGAAAAAGCTGGGAAACCCTTCCTTTGGGTTATCAGGCCACCGCTTGGTTTCGACTTGAAAGCCGAATTCAAACCGGAATGGTTACCGGAAGGTTTCGAAGACCGAATGAGTAGGAATAACCAAGGGTTGTTGGTGAAAAACTGGGCACCCCAACTTGAAATATTGTCGCATAGATCAACCGGGGCATTTTTGAGTCATTGCGGGTGGAATTCAACGATGGAAAGCTTGAGTCAAGGTGTGAAAATCATAGGGTGGCCATTGGTGGCCGAACAAGCTTACAATTCGAAGATGTTGGTGGAGGAAATGGGGGTCGCGGTGGAGTTGACGAGAGGGGTTCGGAGCAGTATTTCAAGCGACAAGGTTAAGGAAGTGATTGAAATGGTGATGGGCAAAGAAGGGAAAGGAAGGGATATGAAGAGAAAAACTCAAGAAATTGCTGAACATATAATGGCGGCTGTTAAAGATGAAGGAAATGAAAAAGGGTCTTCCATTAAAGCATTGGATGATTTTGTTTCAACCATTACAACAGCAAGGAAATAA